Proteins encoded in a region of the Leptotrichia sp. OH3620_COT-345 genome:
- a CDS encoding sodium ion-translocating decarboxylase subunit beta, which translates to MELLLTLYKTTGISMLTLSQFIMIIVALGLLYLAIKKEYEPYLLLPIAFGMLLVNLPGVPKEGLMESGGLLYYLYQGVKMGIYPPLIFLAIGASTDFGPLIANPKSLLLGAAAQFGIFVAFLGAILLGLTGREAASIGIIGGADGPTAIYLTTKLAPHLLGPIAVAAYSYMALVPVIQPPIIRMLTTEKERKIRMVQLRNVSKREKILFPIIVTVVVILLVPSSAPLIGMLMLGNLIKEAGLVPNLVEHVRGAMLYCITIVLGITVGATANAHTFLNFATLKIVALGLFAFSFGTIGGVLFGKLMCKLSGGKINPMIGAAGVSAVPMAARVVQKVGQEEDPGNFLLMHAMGPNVAGVIGSAVAAGALLIIFK; encoded by the coding sequence ATGGAGTTACTGTTAACCCTTTATAAGACAACAGGAATATCGATGCTTACTTTAAGTCAGTTTATTATGATTATTGTAGCATTGGGGTTATTGTATTTAGCAATAAAAAAAGAATATGAGCCGTATCTGCTGCTTCCGATAGCCTTCGGAATGCTACTTGTGAATTTGCCGGGAGTTCCAAAAGAAGGATTGATGGAATCGGGAGGACTTCTGTATTATTTATATCAGGGAGTAAAAATGGGAATTTATCCGCCATTGATTTTTCTGGCAATAGGAGCATCCACTGATTTCGGTCCTTTAATAGCCAATCCGAAAAGCCTGCTTCTTGGAGCGGCAGCACAGTTCGGAATATTTGTGGCATTTTTAGGTGCGATATTACTTGGACTTACAGGGAGGGAAGCCGCTTCTATAGGGATAATAGGAGGAGCTGACGGGCCTACTGCAATATATTTGACAACGAAATTAGCACCTCATTTATTAGGTCCTATAGCAGTTGCCGCATATTCATATATGGCATTGGTACCTGTAATACAACCGCCTATAATAAGAATGCTTACAACTGAGAAAGAAAGAAAAATCAGAATGGTGCAATTAAGAAATGTAAGTAAAAGGGAGAAAATACTGTTTCCTATAATAGTAACAGTTGTAGTTATTCTGCTTGTGCCTTCATCCGCTCCTCTTATAGGGATGTTGATGCTTGGAAATCTCATAAAGGAAGCGGGTCTTGTGCCTAACCTTGTGGAGCATGTGAGAGGAGCTATGCTTTACTGTATAACGATAGTACTTGGAATAACAGTGGGAGCAACTGCAAATGCACATACATTCCTGAATTTTGCAACACTGAAAATAGTTGCATTGGGTCTTTTTGCCTTTTCATTCGGGACAATAGGTGGAGTACTTTTCGGAAAGCTGATGTGTAAACTAAGTGGAGGAAAAATAAATCCAATGATAGGAGCGGCGGGCGTTTCGGCAGTTCCAATGGCTGCAAGAGTTGTACAAAAAGTAGGACAGGAAGAGGATCCGGGAAATTTCCTTCTCATGCATGCAATGGGTCCTAATGTGGCGGGAGTAATAGGATCGGCAGTTGCCGCAGGAGCACTGCTTATTATATTTAAATAA
- a CDS encoding aldolase/citrate lyase family protein — MKLRRSMLFVPANNPGIIRDSYLYKPDSVMFDLEDSIAITEKDSARCLLFNMIKKLKPLYKEAGVETVVRINSLDTEFGIQDLEAMVRAEIEVIRIPKTDTPEDVYEVEKHIERIEREAGIEIGKTKIIVAIESPLGALNALSIAKCSPRLIGMAIGGEDYVTNLKTTRSTDGVEMMMGRAMIVMAARSAGIAAVDSVYSDVNNDEGFIKEAQMIKQMGFDGKSLIHPRQIELVHKVYTPDEKNIKKSLRIIKATEEAMAEGKGVFTVDGKMIDKPIIERAQHVLELAKAAGIKMGGDE; from the coding sequence ATGAAATTAAGAAGATCAATGCTCTTTGTTCCCGCAAATAATCCGGGAATAATAAGAGATTCATATTTATATAAACCTGATTCAGTTATGTTTGACTTAGAGGATTCCATAGCAATAACTGAAAAAGATTCAGCAAGATGTTTGTTGTTTAATATGATAAAAAAATTAAAACCTCTTTATAAGGAAGCAGGTGTGGAAACTGTTGTCAGAATAAATTCCCTTGATACGGAATTCGGAATACAGGACTTGGAAGCAATGGTAAGAGCCGAGATAGAAGTTATTAGAATACCTAAAACAGATACACCTGAAGATGTCTATGAAGTTGAAAAACATATAGAAAGAATAGAAAGAGAAGCCGGAATAGAAATAGGGAAAACTAAAATAATAGTAGCAATAGAAAGCCCTTTAGGAGCTTTAAATGCCCTTTCCATTGCAAAATGTTCTCCAAGACTTATTGGAATGGCAATAGGAGGAGAAGATTATGTGACTAATCTTAAAACCACAAGGTCTACCGACGGAGTGGAAATGATGATGGGAAGAGCCATGATTGTAATGGCGGCAAGATCAGCAGGAATAGCGGCAGTTGATTCTGTTTATTCAGATGTAAATAATGATGAAGGATTTATAAAAGAAGCTCAGATGATAAAACAGATGGGATTTGACGGAAAATCTCTTATTCATCCGAGACAGATAGAATTAGTACATAAAGTTTATACTCCTGATGAAAAAAATATAAAAAAATCGTTGAGAATTATAAAAGCAACAGAAGAAGCTATGGCAGAAGGAAAAGGAGTATTCACGGTAGACGGAAAAATGATAGATAAGCCTATTATAGAAAGAGCACAGCATGTGCTTGAATTGGCAAAAGCGGCAGGAATAAAAATGGGAGGAGATGAATAG
- the pheT gene encoding phenylalanine--tRNA ligase subunit beta — protein MLISLNWLKQYIDLDGIETGEMEKSLTMIGQEVEKTEIRGENLRNVVTALLIEVEKHPNADSLTLCKVDNGKEILQIVCGATNHKTGDKVVLAQVGAKLKENFEIKKGKIRGEESNGMLCSEDELGIGNDKDGIIILPEDTPVGIPFKDYLGIDDIIFELEITPNRPDCLSHIGIARELSAYYGKHLKYPETEIANEIKEKTEDNIKISIENKDLSERYTARILKGVTVKESPKWLKERVESIGLRSINNIVDASNFVLMEMNHPNHVFDLDKIAGNLIVVRAAKEDEVLVTLDGQERKLEAGDIVISDKEKILALGGVMGGENSQVTAGTKNILLEVAQFNSQNVRKTSRRLTLSSDSSYRFERGIDKENALKVINRLANLIQEVAGGEILKGYTDVYPVPHENRTAVLNFERLNKFVGKRIPKEEVKAILENLEIKIIDNGESLTLTAPSYRSDLELEQDYFEEIIRMYGFDNIENILPKVNINENTVLDTTKLTDIVKNIAADTGLKEVINYSFIPENALNNIRFKNISEDRLINISNPITEDFVVMRPTLLYSLIKNAKDNINRNIDNIRFFEVSRTFEKDTELAKEEVKLGVILAGESNKTLWNPKPLPYDFYDLKGIIEEIFSKMNFKNYSLKRSMQSVFHPGRSADIFVGNEYIGSFGEIHPDVLENFDLKKKSVLVGEFNIDLIKKYIRKPFTYQEIVKYPAVPRDIALVMDETVLVGDVLRTIEKIDKKVEKVELFDIYRGTGVETGKKSVAISILLRDKSKTLEEKEINSIIGKILEKVKKDYSAELRQ, from the coding sequence ATGCTGATTTCTTTAAACTGGTTAAAGCAGTATATAGATCTGGACGGGATAGAAACAGGAGAAATGGAGAAATCCCTTACGATGATAGGTCAGGAAGTTGAAAAAACCGAAATCAGAGGAGAGAATCTTCGGAATGTAGTGACTGCTCTTCTGATAGAAGTAGAAAAACATCCTAATGCCGATAGTCTGACTTTATGTAAAGTAGATAACGGAAAGGAAATTTTACAAATTGTTTGTGGAGCTACCAATCATAAAACAGGAGATAAAGTGGTATTGGCACAAGTTGGAGCAAAATTGAAAGAAAATTTTGAAATAAAAAAAGGGAAAATAAGAGGGGAAGAATCAAACGGAATGCTTTGCTCTGAAGATGAACTGGGGATAGGAAATGACAAAGACGGAATTATAATACTCCCTGAAGACACTCCTGTGGGAATACCTTTTAAGGATTACCTCGGAATTGATGATATCATTTTTGAACTTGAAATAACTCCTAACAGACCTGATTGTCTTTCTCATATAGGTATTGCAAGGGAGCTTTCGGCTTATTACGGAAAACATTTGAAATATCCTGAAACAGAAATAGCAAATGAAATAAAAGAAAAAACAGAAGATAATATAAAGATTTCCATAGAAAATAAAGATTTATCGGAAAGATATACTGCAAGGATATTAAAAGGAGTGACAGTAAAGGAAAGTCCGAAATGGCTCAAAGAAAGAGTGGAATCCATAGGATTGAGAAGTATAAATAACATAGTGGATGCTTCAAATTTTGTTTTAATGGAAATGAACCATCCTAACCATGTATTTGATTTGGATAAAATAGCAGGAAATCTAATAGTTGTAAGAGCTGCAAAAGAAGATGAAGTTCTGGTTACTCTCGACGGACAGGAAAGAAAGCTGGAAGCGGGGGATATTGTAATATCCGATAAAGAAAAAATTTTAGCTTTAGGAGGAGTAATGGGAGGGGAAAATTCACAAGTAACTGCCGGTACAAAAAATATTCTGCTGGAAGTAGCACAGTTCAATTCTCAAAATGTAAGAAAAACGTCCAGAAGATTGACATTGTCAAGTGACTCTTCATATAGATTTGAAAGAGGAATAGATAAGGAAAATGCTCTTAAAGTAATAAACAGGCTTGCAAATCTTATACAGGAAGTGGCAGGAGGGGAAATATTAAAAGGATATACCGATGTTTATCCGGTTCCACATGAAAACAGAACAGCAGTACTTAATTTTGAAAGACTTAATAAATTTGTGGGAAAAAGAATACCTAAAGAGGAAGTTAAAGCAATTCTTGAAAATCTTGAAATAAAAATTATTGATAACGGAGAAAGTTTGACATTGACTGCTCCTTCATACAGAAGTGATTTGGAACTTGAGCAGGATTATTTTGAGGAAATAATAAGAATGTACGGTTTTGACAATATAGAAAATATCTTACCTAAAGTGAATATAAATGAGAATACAGTTCTTGATACTACAAAACTTACGGATATTGTAAAAAATATAGCGGCAGATACAGGATTGAAGGAAGTTATCAATTACAGTTTTATACCTGAAAATGCACTTAATAATATTAGATTTAAAAATATTTCCGAAGACAGATTAATTAATATTTCAAATCCTATAACGGAAGATTTTGTAGTAATGAGACCTACTTTGCTTTACAGTCTGATAAAAAATGCCAAGGATAATATAAACAGAAATATCGATAATATAAGATTTTTTGAGGTTTCCCGTACTTTTGAAAAAGATACGGAATTGGCAAAAGAAGAAGTTAAGTTAGGTGTTATTCTTGCAGGAGAAAGTAATAAAACTTTATGGAATCCGAAGCCGCTACCTTATGATTTTTATGATTTAAAAGGAATTATAGAAGAAATTTTTTCAAAGATGAATTTTAAAAATTATTCATTGAAAAGATCAATGCAGAGTGTATTTCATCCGGGAAGATCGGCGGATATTTTTGTAGGAAATGAATATATTGGAAGTTTCGGAGAAATTCATCCTGATGTACTTGAAAATTTTGATTTGAAGAAAAAATCAGTTCTTGTAGGAGAATTTAATATTGATCTCATAAAAAAATATATAAGAAAACCGTTTACATATCAGGAAATAGTTAAATATCCTGCTGTTCCGAGGGACATTGCATTAGTAATGGATGAAACCGTTTTAGTAGGAGATGTGTTACGTACAATTGAAAAAATTGATAAAAAAGTGGAAAAGGTGGAACTTTTCGATATATACAGAGGAACAGGAGTGGAGACAGGAAAGAAAAGTGTGGCTATAAGCATACTTTTAAGAGATAAGTCGAAAACTTTGGAAGAAAAAGAAATAAACAGTATTATTGGAAAAATATTGGAAAAAGTGAAAAAGGATTATTCAGCAGAGCTGAGACAGTAG
- a CDS encoding biotin/lipoyl-containing protein, whose translation MIKMYKIKIGEKVYEVEVESVSEKEGKIETVSPKKEELKSGGNTLSSVEGTKVEAPMQGLVLNVDVSIGQKVKAGETLLVLEAMKMENPIVAPVDGTVSGINVTKGDTVETGNTLITIA comes from the coding sequence ATGATAAAAATGTACAAAATAAAAATAGGAGAAAAGGTCTATGAAGTGGAAGTGGAATCTGTAAGTGAAAAAGAAGGAAAAATAGAAACGGTTTCTCCGAAGAAGGAAGAATTAAAATCAGGAGGAAATACTCTATCTTCAGTAGAAGGAACAAAAGTGGAAGCCCCGATGCAGGGACTCGTATTAAATGTTGACGTTTCCATAGGACAGAAAGTAAAAGCGGGGGAAACTCTCCTTGTACTGGAAGCCATGAAAATGGAAAATCCCATAGTAGCACCTGTGGATGGAACAGTATCAGGGATAAATGTAACAAAAGGAGATACAGTAGAAACAGGAAATACATTAATTACAATAGCATAA
- the citF gene encoding citrate lyase subunit alpha, which produces MKNARVTEEILKNIKDYENRKIYTSPFALQPEGTMEERENLKDKVRRDKTVSSLKEVIKKVGLKDGMTISFHHHFRDGDKVLPLVMGVIAEMGFKNIRVAASSFTGAHECMVEHIKNGVVDRIESSGLRGELAKGISDGILPTKAVIRSHGGRARAIVEGDLKIDVAFIGASSSDCMGNSNGVVGKSVCGSLGYAMVDAEYADKVIIITDTLVDYPNYPVSIPQTKVDYVVTVDEIGDSNGIMSGATRFTSNPKELLIAKKVLEAMLASGYFVDGFSMQTGTGGASLAVTRFIKEELIKRGIKCSYALGGITKAFAELLEEGLVGKIFDVQDFDLGGVESLTKNSLHQEISADFYANPFNKSAGVNRLDFVILSALEIDRDFNVNVISGSNGIIRAASGGHSDTAAMAKMSVVVAPLIRGRLATIMDKVTTVVTPGETVDVVVTELGVTVNPLRPDLKEKFEKAGIELIEMDELIEKAKFLVGEPKPIEFTDEVVAVVEYRDGSIIDVIRKVKK; this is translated from the coding sequence ATGAAAAATGCGAGAGTTACCGAAGAAATTTTAAAAAATATAAAAGACTATGAAAACAGAAAAATCTACACATCTCCTTTTGCCCTTCAACCTGAAGGAACAATGGAAGAAAGGGAAAATTTAAAAGATAAAGTAAGAAGAGACAAGACTGTTTCCTCACTAAAAGAAGTAATAAAAAAGGTAGGATTGAAAGACGGTATGACAATTTCTTTTCATCATCATTTTAGAGATGGAGACAAAGTTTTACCTCTTGTAATGGGAGTAATAGCAGAAATGGGATTTAAGAATATAAGAGTTGCTGCAAGTTCCTTTACAGGAGCTCATGAATGTATGGTTGAACATATAAAAAACGGAGTTGTTGACAGAATTGAAAGCAGTGGACTTAGAGGAGAGCTGGCAAAAGGAATATCTGACGGAATACTCCCGACAAAGGCTGTAATAAGATCTCACGGAGGTAGAGCAAGAGCTATTGTTGAAGGAGATTTAAAAATAGACGTGGCATTTATAGGAGCTTCTTCTTCAGATTGTATGGGAAACAGTAACGGAGTAGTAGGTAAATCAGTCTGTGGATCATTGGGATACGCAATGGTTGATGCTGAATATGCCGATAAAGTAATCATAATTACCGATACTCTTGTAGACTACCCTAACTATCCTGTAAGTATTCCTCAAACAAAAGTGGATTATGTAGTTACTGTGGATGAAATCGGAGATTCAAACGGAATAATGAGTGGAGCTACGAGATTTACTTCAAATCCTAAAGAGCTTCTTATAGCTAAAAAAGTTCTTGAAGCAATGTTGGCATCAGGATACTTTGTTGACGGATTTTCTATGCAGACAGGAACTGGAGGAGCTTCCCTTGCGGTTACAAGATTCATAAAAGAAGAACTTATAAAAAGAGGAATAAAGTGCAGCTATGCACTGGGAGGTATAACTAAAGCCTTTGCAGAACTTTTAGAAGAAGGACTTGTAGGTAAAATATTTGATGTTCAGGATTTTGATCTCGGAGGTGTGGAATCACTTACTAAAAATAGTTTACATCAGGAAATCAGTGCTGATTTTTATGCGAATCCGTTTAATAAATCAGCGGGAGTAAACAGACTGGATTTTGTAATTTTAAGTGCACTGGAAATAGATAGAGATTTCAATGTAAATGTTATTTCAGGTTCAAACGGAATAATAAGAGCTGCATCAGGTGGGCATTCGGATACGGCAGCTATGGCTAAAATGTCTGTAGTAGTTGCCCCCCTCATAAGAGGAAGACTTGCAACTATAATGGATAAAGTAACTACAGTAGTAACACCGGGAGAAACAGTGGATGTTGTCGTAACTGAACTTGGAGTTACTGTAAATCCTTTAAGACCTGATTTGAAAGAAAAATTTGAAAAAGCAGGTATTGAATTAATAGAAATGGATGAGCTTATAGAAAAAGCGAAATTTTTAGTAGGAGAGCCTAAACCTATAGAGTTTACTGATGAAGTTGTTGCAGTAGTGGAATATAGAGATGGAAGTATTATAGATGTTATAAGAAAAGTAAAAAAATAA
- the citD gene encoding citrate lyase acyl carrier protein, with amino-acid sequence MELKVRAVAGTLESSDIYVVMEPGASGIELELKSTVADQYGDDIRKVVDETLNEMGVKAAKITLDDKGALDVVIKSRLQTAIMRAAQSKEFKWE; translated from the coding sequence ATGGAATTAAAAGTCAGAGCTGTGGCAGGAACACTTGAATCAAGTGATATTTATGTCGTTATGGAGCCGGGAGCTTCAGGTATAGAACTTGAATTGAAAAGTACGGTTGCAGATCAGTATGGAGATGACATAAGAAAAGTTGTAGATGAAACTTTAAATGAAATGGGAGTAAAAGCAGCAAAAATTACCCTTGATGATAAAGGGGCATTGGACGTAGTCATAAAGAGCAGGCTTCAGACAGCTATAATGAGAGCTGCACAAAGTAAAGAATTTAAGTGGGAATAA
- a CDS encoding acyltransferase family protein, whose product MEKKKRIAGIDILRAVGLIMICLYHWFPYKGTYIGVVIFFVMSGYLFTESLISKEFLCSDVIKKRMGKIYPSLLAVITVSTVLIFFMNGGLEQKYRNSVFFSVTGLNNIYQGISGISYFDTYNTILPLTHIWALSFQIQMYVLLPFLLKGLKKLKLKNLGIVFFIISILSAFYMAYKYYKGVEISSIYYGTGTRAFSFFIGAGMAAVYQKKGIKTESEKIKILLFGIAGFIFLILFSLTVDYKNSLNYYGLLYLMSIFTAFTVILCSKLKLKKLKIPLSGFVGKILLVLGRHEYQYYLWQYPIMIFTREFFKWSKISFLYQFILQIFLLVIISEISYYIFEKRKIRNLGYIMAGIIVLFLFFSPEYINKDLEEMKLIQSEIKKEEKIETGEKSVSESKISEKSEKNNKGEIQNLKNVDERKILFIGDSVLEMAKPVLEKKYPNSVISVKVGRQFSELPGLLNEFKSKGELDRIVVIALGTNGSFSKEDISKVMEILYDKEIYLVNSVVARPWEKSVNKIIGNAGRTYKNIKVIDWYSYAKGKRNYFYKDGVHPKPEAVKKYVELVYKKVSEEKK is encoded by the coding sequence ATGGAAAAAAAGAAAAGAATAGCCGGAATTGATATTTTAAGGGCTGTCGGCCTTATTATGATATGCTTATATCACTGGTTTCCATATAAAGGGACATATATAGGAGTAGTTATATTTTTTGTTATGAGCGGATATCTTTTTACAGAATCATTAATATCAAAAGAATTTTTATGTTCCGATGTAATAAAGAAAAGAATGGGGAAAATTTATCCAAGTCTTCTGGCAGTGATAACGGTTTCTACTGTTTTGATTTTTTTTATGAATGGAGGATTGGAACAAAAATATAGAAACAGTGTCTTTTTTTCTGTAACAGGTCTAAACAATATATATCAAGGAATATCGGGGATATCTTACTTTGATACTTATAATACGATTTTACCTTTAACTCATATATGGGCTTTGTCTTTTCAGATTCAGATGTATGTATTGCTTCCTTTCCTTTTGAAAGGATTAAAAAAGCTGAAACTGAAAAATCTAGGGATAGTCTTTTTTATTATCAGTATTTTATCCGCTTTTTATATGGCTTATAAATATTATAAAGGTGTAGAAATTTCTTCAATATATTATGGAACAGGTACAAGGGCATTTTCATTTTTTATAGGTGCGGGAATGGCCGCGGTTTATCAAAAAAAGGGAATAAAAACTGAAAGTGAAAAAATAAAAATACTGCTGTTTGGAATAGCAGGATTTATTTTTTTAATATTATTTTCTTTAACGGTTGATTATAAAAACAGCTTAAATTATTACGGATTACTTTATTTAATGAGTATTTTTACAGCATTTACAGTGATACTCTGTTCTAAACTGAAATTGAAAAAATTAAAAATACCTTTATCGGGATTTGTCGGAAAAATTCTTTTAGTATTGGGAAGACACGAGTATCAATATTATTTGTGGCAATATCCTATAATGATATTTACAAGGGAATTTTTTAAATGGTCGAAAATAAGCTTTCTTTATCAGTTTATATTACAAATTTTTCTCTTAGTAATAATCTCTGAAATAAGTTATTATATTTTTGAGAAAAGAAAAATAAGAAATTTGGGATATATAATGGCCGGGATTATAGTATTATTTTTATTTTTCTCTCCTGAATATATAAATAAAGATTTGGAAGAAATGAAGTTGATACAGTCGGAAATAAAAAAAGAAGAAAAAATTGAAACCGGAGAAAAATCCGTTTCAGAAAGTAAAATTTCTGAAAAATCGGAAAAAAATAATAAAGGAGAAATACAAAATTTAAAAAATGTTGATGAAAGAAAAATATTGTTTATTGGAGATTCTGTTTTGGAAATGGCGAAACCTGTATTGGAAAAGAAATATCCAAACAGTGTAATAAGTGTGAAAGTGGGAAGACAGTTTTCCGAACTTCCGGGGTTGCTGAATGAATTTAAGAGTAAGGGAGAATTGGACAGAATAGTTGTAATTGCTCTTGGTACAAACGGGTCATTTTCTAAAGAAGATATAAGTAAAGTAATGGAAATATTATATGATAAAGAAATATATCTTGTAAATTCGGTTGTTGCACGACCTTGGGAGAAAAGTGTCAATAAGATAATTGGCAATGCAGGGAGAACTTATAAAAACATAAAAGTTATAGACTGGTATTCTTATGCAAAAGGGAAAAGGAACTATTTTTATAAAGATGGAGTCCATCCTAAACCTGAAGCTGTCAAAAAATATGTAGAGCTTGTATATAAGAAAGTGAGTGAAGAGAAAAAATAG
- a CDS encoding YbaN family protein, with the protein MKIIYIITGFISFGLGITGAFLPILPTVPFLLLASFCFSKGSSRFHDWFVGTELYKKHLEDFEKNKSMTLKGKIGLLILSSTMIAFPIFITKNNYLRFFLILLVIFKYYYFIFKIKTIKKQP; encoded by the coding sequence ATGAAAATAATATACATCATAACAGGATTTATTTCTTTCGGTTTAGGAATTACAGGTGCTTTTCTTCCGATACTTCCGACCGTTCCTTTTCTGCTTCTGGCAAGCTTCTGTTTTTCAAAAGGTTCTAGCCGTTTTCATGATTGGTTTGTCGGAACGGAACTTTATAAAAAACATCTGGAAGATTTTGAAAAAAACAAAAGCATGACTTTAAAGGGAAAAATAGGTTTACTCATTTTATCAAGTACAATGATTGCTTTTCCTATTTTTATAACTAAAAATAATTATTTACGTTTTTTTCTTATTTTACTTGTCATTTTTAAATACTATTACTTTATATTCAAAATAAAAACTATAAAAAAACAGCCTTAA
- a CDS encoding thiamine diphosphokinase, whose protein sequence is MKNCIIFLNGEYTYSQEFIDSLFNDDTVCLCADGGANFAHKYGKIPSYIIGDLDSVNSEVLNYYETKEVNIVKYNPEKDYTDFELVLQKMEQVEREGNFKFNSVNILGALGKRTDFTLNNIFLMENYKNLIILTENEEIFYKETSFSIENKKKWGFSLIPLDTVIKKLSLKGFKYELDSMDVERKSSRLVSNVIEKNVCNVNFTEGKMIVVLRK, encoded by the coding sequence ATGAAAAACTGTATAATTTTTTTAAATGGAGAATATACATATTCACAAGAATTTATAGACAGTTTATTTAATGATGATACAGTCTGTCTATGTGCAGACGGTGGTGCCAACTTTGCACATAAATACGGCAAAATTCCTTCATATATAATCGGAGATTTGGATTCTGTAAATTCCGAAGTTTTAAATTATTATGAGACAAAAGAAGTGAATATTGTAAAATACAATCCTGAAAAAGATTATACGGATTTTGAACTTGTCTTGCAGAAAATGGAGCAAGTTGAAAGAGAAGGAAATTTTAAATTTAATTCTGTAAATATACTGGGTGCTTTAGGAAAAAGAACGGATTTTACTCTTAATAATATTTTCCTTATGGAAAATTATAAAAATTTAATAATTTTAACGGAAAATGAAGAAATATTTTACAAAGAAACCTCGTTTTCAATAGAAAATAAAAAAAAATGGGGATTTTCTTTAATTCCTTTAGATACGGTTATTAAAAAACTGTCTCTAAAAGGATTTAAGTATGAGCTTGACAGTATGGATGTGGAAAGGAAATCATCAAGACTTGTAAGTAATGTTATTGAGAAAAATGTGTGTAATGTAAATTTTACAGAAGGAAAAATGATTGTAGTATTAAGAAAATAA
- the pheS gene encoding phenylalanine--tRNA ligase subunit alpha encodes MLGKISQLREEVLEKLNNVVTLDELNDLKVKILGKKGEFTAIMKGMSEISTEKRAEFGKVTNEIKTVLQDKFDEKLNMLKEKAKQERLENETLDITLPGRKVDEGSLHPLTKTVMEIKEIVSDMGFDIVDGPEIEYAKYNFDALNIPETHPSRELSDTFYIKNDVLLRTQTSGMQIRYMLDRKPPFRMVSIGKVYRPDYDVSHTPMFHQMEGLMIGEDVSFANFKAILENIVKKIFGKERNVRFRPHFFPFTEPSAEMDVECGVCKGIGCRVCKGTGWLEILGSGMVNPKVLEGVGIDPQKYQGFAFGLGLERITMLKYGIDDLRAFFENDVRFLNQF; translated from the coding sequence ATGCTGGGAAAAATATCCCAATTAAGGGAAGAAGTATTGGAAAAGCTGAATAATGTTGTCACTCTTGATGAACTGAATGATTTAAAAGTAAAGATTTTAGGGAAAAAAGGTGAATTTACAGCTATAATGAAAGGAATGTCCGAAATATCCACTGAAAAAAGGGCTGAATTCGGAAAAGTAACTAATGAAATAAAAACAGTTTTGCAGGATAAATTTGATGAAAAGCTTAATATGTTAAAAGAAAAAGCAAAACAGGAAAGACTGGAAAATGAAACATTGGATATTACGCTTCCGGGAAGAAAAGTTGATGAAGGATCTCTTCATCCTCTTACAAAAACAGTTATGGAGATAAAGGAAATAGTTTCAGATATGGGATTTGATATAGTTGACGGGCCTGAAATCGAATATGCAAAATATAATTTTGATGCATTGAATATACCTGAAACACATCCTTCGAGAGAATTATCCGATACATTCTATATTAAGAATGATGTGCTTTTAAGAACACAGACATCGGGTATGCAGATAAGATACATGTTAGACAGAAAGCCGCCTTTCAGAATGGTTTCTATAGGGAAAGTATACAGACCTGACTATGATGTATCACATACTCCTATGTTTCATCAAATGGAAGGACTTATGATAGGGGAAGATGTATCTTTTGCAAACTTTAAGGCAATACTTGAAAATATTGTAAAGAAAATTTTTGGGAAAGAGAGAAATGTAAGATTCAGACCTCATTTTTTTCCGTTTACCGAGCCGTCTGCAGAAATGGATGTAGAATGTGGAGTGTGTAAAGGTATAGGGTGCAGAGTATGTAAAGGCACAGGATGGCTTGAAATACTGGGTAGTGGAATGGTAAATCCGAAAGTTCTTGAAGGTGTAGGTATAGATCCTCAAAAATATCAGGGGTTTGCTTTCGGATTAGGACTTGAAAGAATTACGATGTTAAAATATGGAATAGATGATTTACGGGCGTTTTTTGAAAATGATGTGAGATTTTTAAATCAATTTTAA